From the genome of Apostichopus japonicus isolate 1M-3 chromosome 17, ASM3797524v1, whole genome shotgun sequence:
ttctgcgatCGATTGCGGTGTCTAAcagttctgttacacctcattcgaaactaggtcagattaccggcattagacgtttctttttgcgcgagtcttcacaccctttaaaacaATGTTTCAATGGCACAGATTCTGGTTGACAATCTCTGTGTGTTATCTTTGTCCATTTGATTTGTATTGTTTTCCATATGAGGTTTACCATTGTTGGATGATTAAATTGATTTGTGATGTTTCAGCTGATGGTTCAGAGAGCCCTTGCAGCTAAGAACCTCTCTCATGCTCAAGGTGGTTGTCTATTGGCTGGATACATCAAGCTGCTTCCAATGTTCCTAATGGTTCTTCCTGGAATGATAAGTCGTGTGTACTTTCCAAGTGAGTATAAATAATATTTGGTTTTGCTTTGTTGCTGATGTCTTGGTTTCTATAGTACATCATATTTCCAGCTGTCATTGAAACTAATTAAGCACATCCTAAACTTGATTATAATTAAAGGTTGTTTATTCCTTCTTTCCATCAAGATTTATGATATTGCTCTTCTCATCTCTCCAGAGTGAAATAACCTTTGCTTTCCACAATTTACTTTCATTTGTTTCACAGATGAGCTTGCATGTGCGTCTGCCGAGAGTTGCTTGGAAGTTTGTGGAAGTGCGACTGGCTGTAGCAACTTGGCCTATCCAAAACTAGTTCTTGCTGTTATGCCAACAGGTAAAGATATATGTCAGCTAATACTAGATATCAATCGATATTTATCAAGTCTTGACCTTGCGAAGTCTGTCTAAATATAGCTTGTATTGGAACAAAAagccagaaaaagaaaaagaggttTCTCTTGTTTTAACAATTAAAAGTTactttatgtaaatataaattatgCATGTCTGAGAATGATGTTTTAGCTGGCTGTACAACAAGCTAGTTAATTTTTATATGGACTCTACACTCTATTAATATCTTTATAAAACACAAAGAATCAAACTATTCAAGAGAAACTTGAATTCTGGGTAAAGACTAATgccaaatcatttttattttttgtaataaattatatttatgtttCCTTGCAGCAGTAATCAATTACACTTTTTCTGTACTGTAACAGGTATGAGATGTATATGTTGGTATTGACAATAAGCCTTAGTTAATGAACTGCTTTGAAGAGTCATGACTACCTGACATAAATATTCAACcgtcccagcaaacacaaaaatgtttttaaaatatcaggaaaatatttgaacaaatgtatgataacattatataaaataatgttattaaaacgttaaaCATGAGTTGTTAGAAAAGCAGGATGACGTTTTCACAACGTTTAAGATAACGTTATTTCGATGTCAGCACAACTTTTTCAAgatgttgcagaaaatgttgtaaagacggtatcataacattttgacaaatattaagataacattataaaatagcgttatataaaaaaattatatgttgAGTCGCTACAATAGCAGGTTAACGTTTTCACAACGTTATTTCGATGTCAGCacacattttaaaatgttgCAGAAACTGTTTCGTTATAGTAACATTTTGACAAATGTTATGACAACGTTATAAAATGACattatgaaaacataaaatgttgAGTTGCTAGAATAGCAGGATCACCATTTCACAACAATTGATACAACATTATTTCGGTGTCAGCACAACGTTTCtaaaatgttgcagaaaatgttgcaaagacattaacatatttacaaatgttgTGATAAcgttatatataataatgtttttaaaacgtttAATGTTGAGACGTTAGAATAGCAGTTTAacccttcttcagatatcgtgtttacattaCAAGATGGGAGTCACAAATGCgtgcacacacacacttacGCCATCATGAAAGCAAAGGTTACAattataatcaaaataaaaaagttagGCACCAGCTTTAACAACTGGTCTGataaccattatcagtgttgcagcTCAACTAAACATGTTAAGGGAGGTGAAAAGTAGACCGTCAGGAATAAATATTTGTAGTATCGTAATCTGATATCATAAACCAATCATGGTTCACGAACCAGTGCTAGTATTTTGAAACGTGTGTCCCAGGGACGCATCTGCTCGAAAATGTTTGAATGCAACAGATGAAAACTTGCTTCCGCTCATACACTTCTGTGATAAAACCTCAAGCCAAAGAGCTGTTATATGACTTTTATGTATGTTTGAAGTCAAGTAGACTAACTAGTATGGTAGAGGTCTACTTACACGCAAACAATgaattaaaaaggaaaacaaaaatagCTGCAGTGCATATCAAGCAAATGTATAAATTAGAATGTTCACCTAGGCTGATGTTTATCCTGTTCTGGTAGGCTTAGCCTAAGCTTAGTGTATAAAAAGCACTGAATTATGAGGAAGTTCAAGGATATAAACTTTTCTGTGGTATTTGGTAAAGTTTAATAAATATTCCTATAGCAGCATGAGAGTTTCTGTATTCAACAAGTCAGTTGAAAAGAAATTGATGTGAAAATGCCTAAACAGTTGTTAATGAATTTAATTTCCCTAGCATCAGCAAAATGTTATGGCAATGTTAGGACACTTTCCAACTTTCAAATTACCATTTGCAGAAAACCACCTCTGTGAACATTGAAGAATCTTCTCAGTGAAACAACATGTAACAATCTGCCACACTGTGTTTGTGCCTCCACAAAACAACATGTGATACATTCAAGTGCATGTACTAGTTACCTTTTTACCATGCATTCAGCAGTACTAGTGCCCTATttactatgaatattcaacagtacTATGGCCCTATttactatgaatattcaacagtagTGCCCTATTCACCATGAACATTTAACAGTACTAGTGCCATATTTCAtgtaacatgaatattcaatagtaGTGCCCTATTtaccatgaatattcaacagtacCAGTGCCCTATTtaccatgaatattcaatagtaGTGCCCTGTTtaccatgaatattcaacagtacTATGGCCATATTTAACATGAATATTCGAAACTACTAGTGCCATGTTtaccatgaatattcaacagtacTATGGCCCTATTtaccatgaatattcaacactacTAACTGTGCCCTATTGCCATACATATTCAACAGTACTAGTGCCCTATCTACATAAATATTCAACAGTAATAGTGTCCTATTTACAATGAAATAGTCACATGTTTTGAagataatttaaatttgatcacACAGTTGAGacctgttttattttcatgCACCGCTTGAAAGTACCTGTATTGTCTAGTAtctatgagcagtatgaatatcatgtttctctcagataaaggttaggaactgtaaATAATCATcaatacaagtgctttgaagcaagTTTTGGATGGGCAGCacagagtggtattagcataaGAAAGTTGTCCCAACTTGTTGCATATGTTttacatatcattaatatagCTTGATATACCTTACTTCCACGGGTATGAAGATATAATGTTGGAAATGGTGTTTATTAGCTGCTTTAATTAGTGACCTGATATCAATACTGAACAGTACTAGAACcctattaaaaataaaacttattttatgcatatttatttgaCCTGATATTATTTTACACATCTTGAATATCCAGTTTATACTTGCTGTTTAATTTCACAGGTATGAAAGGCATAATGTTGGCAGTAATGTTAGCTGCTTTAATGAGTGACTTGACATCAATATTCAACAGTACAAGTACTCTGTTTACAATGGACATCTGGAAATACTTCCGGGAAAAGATTAGTGATAAGGAACCATCCGTTAAGGAGCTGATGGTTGTTGGCAGGTAAATGGTTCACTGAACCATCACCAGACAGCAGACAGCAGACTGTATCTGAGAATGAAATCCCTAATCCTGCTTTCTCTTTGCTGGTTTACAGGCTTCATCTGAGACTCAATTCCCTAATCCTGCTTTATGTTTGTCATCCTATGGGCTGGTGTCTGAGAATGAAATCTCAAATATCATATCTGGCAATGAATTCACTAATCCTGCTCGCTCTCTTTGCTGGTTTACAGGCTATATCTGTTAAAAAATCTCATATCCTGCTTGCTGTTTATTATCCTATTGGCTGGTATCTGAGAATGAAGTCCCTAATCCTGCTTTCTCTTTACTGGCTTACAGGCTATATCTGAGAGAGCAATACCTTATCCTGCTTTACCCTTGATTTCCTGCAGACTGGTATCTGAGAATGAATATCTCAAATCTTGTTTTCTCTTTGTTATCCTATTGGCTGGTATCTGAGAATGAAGTCCCTAATCCTGCTTTCTCTTTACTGGCTTACAGGCTATATCTGAGAGAGCAATACCTTATCCTGCTTTACCCTTGATTTCCTGCAGACTGGTATCTGAGAATGAATATCTCAAATCTTGTTTTCTCTTTGTTATCCTATTGGCTGGTATCTGAGAATGAAGTCCCTAATCCTGCTTTCTCTTTACTGGCTTACAGGCTATATCTGAGAGAGCAATACCTTATCCTGCTTTACCCTTGATTTCCTGCAGACTGGTATCTGAGAATGAATATCTCAAATCTTGTTTTCTCTTTGTTATCCTATTTTCTGGTATCTGAGAATGAAATCCCTTATCCTGCTTTTCCCTTGTTTTCCTGCAGGCTATATCTGTTAAAGAATCTCAAATCCTGCTTTCTCTTTGTTATCCTATTTCCTGGTATCTGAGATTTAATGAAATCCCTAATCCGGCTTTCTCTTTGCTGGTATAGTCTTTATCTGAGAAGGAAATCCCTAATCCTGCTTTCCCCTTGTCTTGCTGCAGGCTGGTATCTGAGAATGAATCTATAAAATCTTGCTTGTTCTTTGTTATCCTATTGGCTGGTATTTGAGAATGAAACCCTAATCCTGCTTCCTTATTGCTGGTTTAGTCTTTATCCGAGAAGGAAATACCTAATCCTGCTTTTCACTCGCTTTCCTGCAGGCTGGTATCTGAGAATGAAATCCCTAATCCTGCTCTCTCTTTGCTGGCCGTTAACAGTCTTTATATCTGAGAAGGAAATCCCTAATCCTGCTTTACACTTGTTTCCATGCAGGCTGGTATCTGCAAATGAATCTATCAAATCTTGCTTGTTCTTTGTTATCGTATTGGCTGGTATTTGAGAATGAAATCTGTAATATTGCTCTCTTATTGCTGGTTTAGTCTTTATCCGAGAAGGAAATCCCTAATCCTGCTTTTCACTTTTTTCCTGCAGGCTGGTATCTGAGAATGAAAACTCAaatccttttctctctttgttGGTTTACAGTCTTTATCTGAGAATGCAACCCCTTATCCTGCTTTCTCTTTGTTATCCTATTTACTGGTATCTGAGAATGAAGTCACTATAATCCTGCTCTCTCTTTGCTGGTTTACAGTCTTTATCTGAGAATGACATCCCTTATCCTGCAGTTTTAGTGTTCCTGCAATCTGGTATCCATTATCCTATTTGTCTTTGTCTTCCTTCTTGATTTGCAGGCTGGTGGTTGTTGTAATGGTCATAATCTCCATCTTGTGGATACCAGTGATACAACAGATGCAGGGGGGACAGCTGTTTCTCTACATCCAAGAGATATCAGCCTACCTAGCACCTCCCATAGCTGCTACTTATCTGGTTGCTATCTTTTGGTCTCGGGGCAATGAACAGGTATCAACTTCTTCACCATACCTCATCAAGCTTAATTTAAAGACTACAGCAGGAAATGCCTTAGCTAGCTTTCTTATACTTCAGTTTTGATTCGAAGAGACATCAAAGTTGTGGGGCTATGCTATATTTAAAAGTCTAAACTATTGAATTAATTGGAATATAAAGGACCAAAGAAATTTTGAGCTAGAATCGGTTTTGAACCAATAAATGAGCTCAGAATTATAATTTGCGTAATCCCATTCAACTTTCTCTTGTTGCTTTACATAATAACTTCAACCAATTAAAGCAGAATAAGTATTGCAATTCTATGGCCAGCTGCCAAGTTttaatcctagcaggatctttatCAAGGGCttactgaaatgaaaacaaacaaaccattaagctttttgcagtagataagcagtttgtagataagcagtttgtttaACAGAGGTTTCCCTCTTATGATAACTTtgtgaaatgttttaaaatattcataCAGCTGAATGCGGTAATATCGAGAACTGAAATTCACTCTGCGTTATTTGTATCTCTCCTAGGGATGTTCTGCTTTATTTGTATCTCTCCTAGTGATGTTCTGCTTTATTTGTATCTCTCCTAGGGATGATCTGCTTTATATGTATCTCTCCTGGGGATGTTCTGCTTTATTTGTATCTCTCCTAGGGATGTTCTGCTTTATTTGTATTTCTCCTAGGGATGTTCTGCTTTATTTGTATCTCTCCTAGGGATGTTTTGCTTTATTTGTATCTCTCCTCGGGATGTTCTGCATTATTTGTATCTCTCCTAGGGATGTTCTGCTTTATTTGTATCTCTCCTAGGGATGTTCTGCTTTATTTGTATCTCTCCTAGTGATGTTCTGCTTTATTTGTATCTCTCCTAGGGATGTTCTGCTTAATTTGTATCTCTCCTAGGGATGTTCTGCTTTATTTATATCTCTCCCTGGGATGTTCTGCTTTATTTGTATCTCTCCTAGGGATGTTCTGCATTATTTGTATCTCTCCAAGGGATGTTCTGCTTTATTTGTATCTCTCCTAGGGATGTTCTGCTTTATTTGTATCTCTCTTAGTGATGTTCTGCTTTATTTGTATCTCTCCTAGTGATGTTCTGCTTTATTTGTATCTCTCCCTGGGATGTTCTGCTTAATTTGTATCTCTCCTAGGgatgttttctttatttgtatctCTCCTAGTGATGTTCTGCTTTATTTGTATCTCTCCTAGTGATGTTCTGCTTTATTTGTATCTCTCCTAGTGATGTTCTGCTTTATTTGTATCTCTCTCTGGGATGTTCTGCTTTATTTGTAACTCTCCTAGGGATGTTCTGCTTTATTTGTATCTCTCCTAGGGATGTTCTGCTTTATTTGTATTTCTCCTAGGGATGTTCTGCTTTATTTGTATCTCTTCTAGGGATGTTTTGCTTTATTTGCATCTCTCCTCGGGATGTTCTGCATTATTTGTATCTCTCCTAGGGATGTTCTGCTTTATTTGTATCTCTCCTAGGGATGTTCTGCTTTATTTGTATCTCTCCTAGTGATGTTCTGCTTTATTTGTATCTCTCCTAGGGATGTTCTTCTTAATTTGTATCTCTCCTAGGGATGTTCTGCTTTATTTGTATCTCTCCCTGGGATGTTCTGCTTTATTTGTATCTCTCCTAGGGATGTTCTGCATTATTTGTATCTCTCCTAGGGATGTTCTGCTTTATTTGTATCTCTCCTGGGGATGTTCTGCTTTATTTGTATCTCTCCTAGTGATGTTCTGCTTTATTTGTATCTCTCCTAGTTATGTTCTGCTTTATTTGTATCTCTCCTAGGGATGTTTTGCTTAATTTGTGTCTCTCCTATGGATGTTCTGCTTTATTTGTATCTCTCCCTGGGATGTTCTGCTTTATTTGTATCTCTCCTAGGgatgttttctttatttgtatCCCTCCTAGTGATGTTCTGCTTTATTTGTATCTCTCCTAGTGATGTTCTGCTTTATTTGTATCTCTCCTAGGGATGCTCTGCTTTATTTGTATCTCTCCTAGGGATGTTCTGCTTTATTTGTATCTCTCCTAGTGATGTTCTGCTTTATTTGTATCTCTCCTAGGGATGTTCTGCTTTATTTGTATCTCTCCTAGTGATGTTCTGCTTTATTTGTATCTCTCCTAGGGATGCTCTGCTTTATTTGTATCTCTCCCTGGGATGTTCTGCTTTATGTGTATCTCTCCTAGGGATGTTCTGCTTTATTTGTATCTCTCCTAGGgatgttttctttatttgtatctCTCCTGGGGATGTTCTGCTTTATTTGTATCTCTCCTAGGGATGTTCTGCTTTATTTGTATCTCTCCTAGGGATGTTCTGCTTTATTTCTATCTCTCCTAGGGATGTTCTGCTTTATTTGTATCTCTCCTAGGGATGTTCTGCTTTATTTCTATCTCTCCCTGGGATGTTCTGCTTTATTTGTATCTCTCCTAGGGATGTTCTGCTTTATTTGTATCTCTCCTAGGGATGCTCTGCTTTATTTGTATCTCTCCTAGTGATGTTCTGCTTTATGTGTATCTCTCCTAGGGATGTTCTGCTTTATTTGTATCTCTCCTCGGGATGTTCTGCTTTGTATTTCTCCTAGGGATGTTCTGCTTTATTTGTATCTCTCCTAGGGATGCTCTGCTTTATTTGTCCTAGTGATGTTCTGCTTTATTTGTATCTCTCCTAGGGATGCTCTGCTTTATTTGTATCTCTCCTAGGGATGTTCTGCTTTATTTCTATCTCTCCTAGGGATGTTCTGCTTTATTTCTATCTCTCCTAGGGATGTTTTTGGGGTCTAGTCGCTGGTTTTATCGTCGGTGTGATACGGATGGTTCTGGACTTTGTGTGGAGGGGACCGCCATGTTGGGGAGAGGACCACAGACCAGCTATCACTGCTAAAGTTCACTACATGTACTTTGCTCTGATTCTGTTCTGGATAACTGTCATCGTGGATGTCGTTGTGAGTCTTCTGACAAAACCACCGGAACAAGAAAAGGTAATTGAACACAGATTTCATCCTCACATTATTTTTAGCCTCACAAttattcattttgttataaGTATTACTATTGCCTTCTCGTGATTAATACAATGCTGGTATCTATGGATGGATTCGCCCATCTCAGATCaatccatcttcttctcctAGCTTATTCGGACGACATGGTGGTCACGATTTAGCTCCGCCAAGAGAACTGATGAAGATGAGTTCAAAGCCGAGGGAATTGACCCACCAGGTAAGATGATGACCGGGGCAGTTATTTGATTCGCAAGTTTAACTTTTCAGAGAAATGGAAGCAATGTGTAGAACTTAACGAAAAGGAATGATCAACTTGTAGATTGGTGAATAAagaatttcatttaaatatgatatggTTTATAGAATATGACATAATAATTTATAGACACAGAGCATCATCTGATATCAGATCATAACAAGTTTGGGATAAATCTGTTCCTGTTTATGGTTTTAACTAATGTAACAAGATTCACTGTATCTCACATTAAAGAAGCTGGTTTATTTCTGCTTTTCTGGAACACAATTACTTATGGAAAACCTGTGAAGTTacatcatatatacaaattattgatTTACTTTTGTAATGCATTGTTTATTAACAAGCTTGTTAACAGGAATGTTTTAAATAAACGTGGCATGACATTGTTGTTCTCATTGTTCATGTGGtcttcattgtttttatttactaaTGTTTAATGTTCTTTCATCTATGATTTAATATGATAATCAATGCTGTGTTCTTATTGTCACATAACATATTTGTTTCAATTGTTTAGATTTCCCTTAATGTTTGTTGGTTGACTAACAGGCTTTTGATTCCTTTCAGATAAACAGGAAACCAGCAACGAAGAATCTCACGAGGAGAGCTATTGTCACCGTGGTTACAACTGGTTTTGCGGCTATGATGACACAGCTAGGGGTAAATTTAAGATGTTGGAACAGCGAGAACATCTTCGTAAAATCACGTCTCTGAAACAAAGTGCCAAGGCTAAAGTGTTTCTTAATCTGAACCTGGTCATAATATTAATAGTATCTACTATTCTGTACATTTATTTCTCTATACCAAATACAAGGGTGACGTCTGTGTTTCAGTAGTACACATAGAGAAATAGCTGATTCAGTTGTTGCCATGGTTATAAGGTGAAACTGTACTGTCCCTACTTGGACCAGCTAATGGTGTACCCATGGAAGTTTTTGGTGTTTCAATGTAAGCCAGAGGGGTGATGGTTTTGTGATTTCCATAattttttgtaattattttacaatatatgtattttatttttctttgtttcttcctAGTATAGTTATGatatttaaactattttatACTCAATCTTGAACTGTCTTGGTAGCTCATGTAGTTACCTAGTTATAATGGATAAACTATTTGATACTCAATCTGAATAACTGTCTTGGTAGCTCATGTAGTTACCTAGCTATGAAATAGTTAACTATTTTATACTCAATCTCTTTAAAGTACCGGTAGCTCACGTAGTTACCTAGTTATGATATTTTCACTATTTCATACTCAATCTTTAACTGTCTTGGTAGCTCACATAGTTACCTAGTTAGGatatttaaactattttatATTCAATCTTTAACTGTCTTGGTAGCTCACATAGTTACCTAGTTAGGatatttaaactattttatGCTCAATCATTAACTGTCTTGCTAGCTCACGTAGATagttatgatattttcaccAATTTATGCTCAATTTTTAATTGTCTCTCTAGCTCACTTCATTACATGGTAAACCTGTCTTAATTACTTTGCCTGTGATAGAAATCACTGTAATAGAAATCACTGTGATAGAAGTGGTGTTCAATTGCTTGACATATTTTATGTCATTTATTTCTCGGTTTTCACTGCATGTTTATCTTCTGAACTGTATTCCTATCTTCAAGTCTTCtctaaattgtttttatttactctTTGATTCGAAAAAGTAATCTGAAATAATTCCTGGTAAGTCTTATGACACAACAATTAGCATGAAATGTTACAGACACAAACATTGTCAAGCTGCTAAAGAGGTCGTGCATAAGTTTGGGTTCCTCTGTACCAAACATTGGAgtctgatttttttcttaagaTCAGAAAATGCTCTTTTGTAAATTTCATTATACTGCCAGCTGCCTAAAATGTTTCTAAATGTGAAATGAATGAGGTCATTTTTCCAGCCATTAAGTGGTAGTGTTTGATTTTGGtgttttgttcttgtttatCAAAGCTTGTATTCTGGAATTTATTTCTTAGCTTGAGATGTAATCTGAAATATTCTCTTTTGGCAGTTTTCATGGCACTGCACATCAACCTGAAATGTGTGATGATTAAGCCGGTCTTGTTAGATCTTTGACAACGATGCAGTTTATTTTCAGCATAAATACTcagtattatacatatacatagtaAAGTGAAATATAAGTCAAAGACCGAAAGAGGTAGTGAATGAGGTAGGACCTGGAAACCTCAAGAGGTAGTGAATGAGGTGAGACCTCAAGAGGTAGTGAATGAGGTGAGACCTCAAGAGGTAGTGAATGAGGTGAGACCTCAAGAGGTAGTACAATTGGTTTACTTGTTTCTTATGAACCAACTGCTTGTAGTTGAAAGTGAAGAGACTAAGCAAAAGAATGAATTTCTCTTATTTGGCTGACGACTCCTATGGCCCATTATGACACACATGATAATCTGCCATGGAACTAACCATGAACAGTTTTCTCATTTGTGACTGCTTCAACGCTAGCTTCATTCAGGTGATTCCATGTATACAACAGTAACATAAATTGCTTATTATTTGATAGATATGTAACTGTATTTATCTTCTTTGTTTATGGTGTCAGGTGTTCCAGATATTTCTTCTAAGTTTATCTGCCTTTGACCTAATTCATACTGTCTGCACAACTAATAACTGAAAATAATATAGAACTGAAATACAGTTTATCCTTTTTGAGTGTGTTTTTGATTCATATTTGGATTTATattttttggaatatttttcacAGAGTTAATTGAGTTATTGTGTAACATGTTTTGCTAATTCTGGTTTGTCCATAAAGTAGCATATGTGACTTTATAATCACCCTTCCTGACATTTAATCAATGTCAgcacacagtactgtacatatagtctttgttttttttattccagagCTGTACAATTAATGTTATAACACCAGCACCATGGCTACCAATTACCAccaccacagttttaccgttctgcTGAAATTAACAAAGGGTGGTCTCTTCCTTGTTATAATATTACATGATCAGAGTTTCTTGTAATTTGTCTGCTAAAGAAAGTTGCTACAACTCATTTTCAAGGAAAGGTGGGTTTTGCTAATTAACTCGAAAGAGGCTGGCCGGGCTCAAACATCAATTTCCGCTTGTTTCGAAAAGTGGCTTGTTGCTTGATTGATTTTACCATAAAGCCCCGGTGGACTGGTGATCCTGGTGTAGAAAACGGCGAGTGAAAATTCATCCGAATAAATCTAAGCTTTTAATCCCTTATTCCAATGACTCGACCGAGGACTATAGCATTAATCTCTTCACGACCCACATCACCCCCAGCAAAGAAGCTGTTTACCTAGGAATCACCCTAGACAATTATAAGAAACATATTAATATCACTATCATAAAGCTTGGAGGATCCTAAACACTTGCAAGCTTAATTAATGTAAAGTGTTTTCCCccacatattttattacaaat
Proteins encoded in this window:
- the LOC139984865 gene encoding sodium/glucose cotransporter 4-like, with product MASSSLAAWDYVAIIGYFILVLCVGLYSLCRSNRGTVSGYFLAGRHMLWLPVGASLFASNIGSEHFIGLAGSGAAAGIGVAAFEFNACLLVQLLGWVFLPVYIASGVCTLPEYMKKRYGGQRVPVFLALLSLILYVFTKISVDLYSGALFIQVTLQWNLYGAIFLLLAITAICTVTGGLAAVMYTDTLQFIIMVIGASVLSIMSFIKVGGYQQLKVKYMDAVSDDTRNNLTEGCGYPREDSWQMLREPLHSDMPWAGFLFGQTVASIWYWCTDQLMVQRALAAKNLSHAQGGCLLAGYIKLLPMFLMVLPGMISRVYFPNELACASAESCLEVCGSATGCSNLAYPKLVLAVMPTGMKGIMLAVMLAALMSDLTSIFNSTSTLFTMDIWKYFREKISDKEPSVKELMVVGRLVVVVMVIISILWIPVIQQMQGGQLFLYIQEISAYLAPPIAATYLVAIFWSRGNEQGCFWGLVAGFIVGVIRMVLDFVWRGPPCWGEDHRPAITAKVHYMYFALILFWITVIVDVVVSLLTKPPEQEKLIRTTWWSRFSSAKRTDEDEFKAEGIDPPDKQETSNEESHEESYCHRGYNWFCGYDDTARGKFKMLEQREHLRKITSLKQSAKAKVFLNLNLVIILIVSTILYIYFSIPNTRVTSVFQ